A single window of Leishmania panamensis strain MHOM/PA/94/PSC-1 chromosome 35 sequence DNA harbors:
- a CDS encoding hypothetical protein (TriTrypDB/GeneDB-style sysID: LpmP.35.6370) has translation MTSYREQSHELTSSTQLFSTGTSLPLNTTVSPGNDTAASICAHLVVHHGLSHVRIAHALGLPSLVVEESIRNGVSSSMLRIQLRNWLCEVSGSSPAQKLRVPEALFTQLQEDCAADEIEHQENERKGVVSPYGDDWSPFAALDPVSQQHFTQLQHSVGQSFISILNDPGESTTNVDWTTWLGGKLYAAFDFNGHVGELDDMLRSYLALQTGPESSAALLAEYPPSQDFSGYVNLTSKAYQANRREGIANDAREWREDGTTNLQGDSEHRGGAATTDRSPWPTSVPTQFFAVSYDTASELDMLSNAVGESLPAAPSTSPPAAAATPTQIVDGGTFAADYEYLESRNKELRAWESAVEKCLLHHVKYRSEDFFVTSRQFSSLSSDARTVLANVRVAREGGMRAGEHFIAEFFRIGNLYRRRQNFLQLNAIATTAQQVLRRLGDVENWAALPERDFGEVLTISSALVDLETVLRGTKDAEQGITWKSLSQLKCLAEVPGRVRKARKTLEKVVLEEYCGVLVSNLNESEASERLTAVCESVTRLGVLNGANHLYQVRIVELLLVMAQETLVSLFMNTGTLDDAKANELLTIAGNRVALAVPAAREQLSGFAKYLRFQGYKQVLQQFVDALVDFVTRVSQNWGFFLTGELRAALAMYENRHILIETATRELLGRVCGEAESLIASLLGVYTNGSQLASTAELVQLVRISVQFPMRMTSDVADRLVSLLHEGGNECGTPTGFLVSLTASGPNSPSSAADWEPTGFAVYRPTKVIGTTVQRIVKRFFRYQHSVHRENVTMVTEGETWVAKEAVDESIQQQVEDMCTMDATALQTFRLRSLRALFISGDSDGGCSQQRHSGSPPRAADTVGTDDLLSTGATKLYVRVRGNTGAAVVANSKAACVPTEVAPVAETDELEGRLVPSSLLVLMDLLHKYHEYIALFPFLAFDVASRMSELLDEYEGQTTAMVLGARAVEKGILPTITTQHLCIASQCVAFLIDFIPALLAHLTAAMQGDLLDASLRGHAPRDVLAVANALGLVGGVSTAPTPSDSSSANPTPDRAKMFVKNDWNRVVRNCRAHRNEFFSKVGSLVYRKVNGLGQASMQRGCWSASGNEWVMSMLREVARLMRVLRPLLPPGDMDGVMVPLLGSLSVMLRESTVQIPSSAEDDRAAAASDVMLFTANVEKFGYDVLKCAAATSVSIVMQGGESFVPVSSEEAVLRWFLPPSHTSSSQLAAETK, from the coding sequence atGACGTCATATCGAGAGCAAAGCCATGAGCTCACCTCATCGACGCAGCTCTTTTCTACCGGAACCAGTCTACCTCTCAACACCACTGTCAGCCCCGGTAACGACACCGCTGCTAGCATCTGCGCTCACTTGGTTGTCCACCACGGACTTAGCCATGTCCGCATCGCCCACGCACTGGGACTTCCCTCGCTGGTCGTGGAGGAGTCAATAAGAAATGGTGTGTCCTCTTCGATGCTACGAATCCAGCTACGCAACTGGCTCTGCGAGGTCTCGGGCTCGTCTCCAgcgcagaagctgcgcgTGCCGGAAGCGCTTTTCACGCAGCTTCAAGAAGACTGCGCCGCTGATGAGATCGAGCACCAGGAGAACGAACGGAAAGGCGTCGTGTCGCCCTATGGCGACGACTGGTCCCCCTTCGCCGCCCTCGACCCCGTCTCCCAGCAGCACTTCACCCAGCTACAGCACTCAGTGGGACAGAGCTTCATCTCAATCCTGAACGACCCAGGTGAGTCGACCACGAATGTGGACTGGACCACCTGGTTAGGGGGCAAGCTGTACGCTGCCTTCGACTTCAATGGCCATGTTGGCGAGCTGGATGACATGCTTCGGTCCTATTTGGCTCTACAGACGGGGCCCGAGTCCTCTGCCGCCTTGCTCGCTGAGTACCCACCCAGTCAAGACTTCAGCGGCTACGTGAACCTTACCTCCAAGGCCTACCAGGCCAATCGACGCGAGGGGATCGCGAACGATGCGAGGGAGTGGCGGGAGGACGGCACAACTAACCTTCAAGGGGACTCCGAACaccgtggcggtgccgcgaCGACGGACCGCAGTCCGTGGCCCACGAGTGTTCCAACGCAGTTTTTTGCCGTCTCGTACGACACAGCATCTGAACTGGACATGTTGTCGAACGCCGTGGGGGAGTCGCTACCTGCTGCTCCGTCAACGTCGccacctgcggcagcggctacACCGACTCAGATTGTGGATGGCGGCACGTTTGCGGCTGACTATGAGTATCTGGAGAGTCGCAATAAGgagctgcgtgcgtgggAGTCGGCTGTGGAGAAGTGCTTGCTGCACCACGTCAAGTACCGCTCCGAGGACTTCTTCGTCACTTCTCGCCAGTTCAGCTctctcagcagcgacgctcgCACCGTCTTGGCTAATGTGCGAGTAGCTCGTGAAGGCGGCATGCGCGCTGGTGAGCACTTCATTGCCGAGTTCTTCCGCATTGGCAATCTTTACCGACGGCGCCAGAACTTTCTGCAGTTAAACGCCATCGccacgacggcgcagcaAGTGCTGCGACGATTAGGGGACGTGGAGAACTGGGCTGCGCTACCCGAGCGCGACTTTGGTGAGGTGCTGACCATCTCATCCGCACTGGTTGATCTAGAGACAGTGCTGCGCGGCACCAAGGATGCGGAGCAGGGCATCACGTGGAAGTCCTTGTCGCAGCTGAAGTGCCTCGCGGAGGTCCCGGGGCGTGTGAGGAAAGCACGCAAGACCTTAGAAAAAGTTGTGCTCGAAGAGTACTGCGGTGTGCTAGTGAGCAACCTCAACGAAAGTGAGGCAAGCGAGCGGCTGACGGCCGTCTGTGAGAGTGTCACGCGGCTCGGTGTGCTGAACGGGGCAAACCACCTGTACCAAGTTCGGATTGTTGAACTGCTTCTGGTCATGGCGCAAGAGACGCTTGTCAGTCTCTTCATGAACACTGGGACCTTGGATGATGCCAAGGCGAATGAGCTGCTCACCATTGCCGGCAATAGGGTTGCTCTCGCCGTGCCAGCCGCACGCGAGCAGCTGAGCGGATTTGCGAAGTACCTCCGCTTTCAGGGATAtaagcaggtgctgcagcagtttGTGGACGCGCTCGTAGACTTTGTGACGCGCGTGTCGCAGAACTGGGGCTTTTTCCTCACGGGCGAGCTGCGGGCGGCGCTCGCCATGTACGAGAATCGCCACATCCTCATTGAGACGGCGACGCGGGAACTGCttgggcgtgtgtgcggtgAGGCTGAGTCGCTCATCGCCTCGTTGCTGGGGGTATACACCAACGGGTCACAGCTGGCGTCGACGGCTGAGTTGGTGCAGTTGGTGCGCATTAGTGTGCAGTTTCCGATGCGCATGACAAGCGACGTGGCTGACCGACTGGTATCACTGCTACACGAGGGCGGCAACGAATGTGGTACTCCAACAGGCTTTCTGGTGTCGTTGACAGCGAGCGGCCCCAACTCGCCATCCTCTGCAGCTGACTGGGAGCCAACTGGGTTTGCGGTCTACCGTCCGACAAAAGTGATTGGCACTACTGTTCAGCGGATCGTCAAGCGCTTCTTCCGCTACCAACACAGTGTCCACAGAGAGAATGTGACCATGGTAACAGAAGGGGAGACGTGGGTCGCCAAGGAAGCAGTCGACGAGTCGATACAGCAGCAAGTAGAGGACATGTGCACCATGGATGCGACGGCGTTACAGACGTTTCGGTTGCGCTCGCTGAGAGCACTATTCATATCTGgagacagcgacggcggctgtAGTCAACAGCGCCACTCAGGGAGCCCGCCTCGTGCTGCGGATACAGTCGGCACGGATGATTTGCTCAGCACCGGCGCCACGAAGCTTTACGTGCGGGTGCGCGGCAATaccggtgctgccgttgtCGCCAACAGTAAAGCCGCTTGCGTCCCGACCGAAGTGGCGCCGGTTGCCGAGACTGACGAACTGGAAGGTCGTCTCGTGCCAAGCTCACTTCTTGTTTTGATGGATCTGCTGCACAAATACCATGAATATAttgccctctttccctttctcgccTTCGACGTGGCGTCGCGCATGAGTGAGCTGCTTGACGAGTACGAGGGCCAGACGACCGCCATGGTACTTGGTGCACGAGCAGTGGAAAAGGGTATTCTTCCCACCATCACGACGCAGCACTTGTGCATTGCTTCGCAGTGCGTCGCGTTTCTAATTGACTTTATCCCTGCTCTGTTGGCGCACTTGACGGCTGCTATGCAAGGTGATCTCCTTGATGCCTCGCTGCGTGGCCACGCGCCGCGTGacgtgctggcggtggcgaacGCACTGGGGCTTGTGGGAGGCGTTTCAACCGCACCAACGCCGTCAGACTCGTCTTCTGCCAACCCAACGCCTGATAGGGCAAAGATGTTCGTCAAAAACGACTGGAATCGTGTCGTGCGCAACTGCCGGGCACACCGCAACGAGTTCTTTTCGAAGGTGGGGTCTCTTGTGTACCGCAAAGTAAATGGCCTGGGTCAGGCCTCGATGCAGAGGGGCTGCTGGTCAGCGAGCGGTAACGAGTGGGTCATGTCGATGCTCCGCGAGGTGGCACGGCTAatgcgtgtgctgcggccGTTGCTGCCACCTGGGGACATGGATGGCGTGATGGTGCCACTGCTTGGATCACTGAGTGTTATGCTGCGCGAGTCAACCGTGCAGATCCCGAGCTCCGCCGAGGATgaccgcgctgccgccgcgtcggATGTGATGCTCTTCACGGCAAACGTAGAGAAGTTCGGTTACGATGTTCTCAAgtgtgctgcggcgacaTCTGTGTCTATTGTGATGCAGGGCGGTGAGTCCTTCGTGCCGGTGTCCTCcgaagaggcggtgctgcggtggttTCTGCCGCCTTCTCACACCAGTTCCTCTCAGCTAGCCGCTGAAACCAAGTGA
- a CDS encoding hypothetical protein (TriTrypDB/GeneDB-style sysID: LpmP.35.6330), whose amino-acid sequence MTQSFNSVSEFPYAEAATGSAKRTSLIQQGALPPWTTSTVESTTVCTKDKVFAIGGFDVYKQRTVSHARMWDSGTRVWTRMPDAPFRVAHASAAAVPGEGSVVLFGGWEDEKCSAELWYLHPRRPGSTAVGVGEVSPPGRGEAAGGDPTPAQASARGRPSKGDGEAALQWDRLEADTRVSSRPVGRHGHALASGVSSPKARWQTSPPSPPAAESLQLSDESLTPGAATVLSGVPTVTGVEPVLYLFGGSDTASLLNDVWRLWLAPSIQRRVAYWERLEVARGVSPCPREDAVLAFDASRQSLWLYGGRTATGILDDIWYLSLTGESSSSGLTWTPVQVLGGHPLGPTRRNLSKWCMPAAAAVEDGSLYVLFSDTSMSAKRLYSNGGVPLYRFCLTTHQWLSFSFSEEEAASSRSSNSQQALLTLAQHANSFRFVASCACNRFLFWLKESADDEAINSHSTPTVVHVELNVPATKTTKRRTDRTR is encoded by the coding sequence ATGACACAGTCGTTCAATAGCGTGTCGGAATTCCCCTATGCGGAGGCGGCCACCGGGTCAGCCAAGCGTACCTCGCTTATTCAACAAGGTGCGCTTCCACCGTGGACCACATCAACCGTCGAGTCGACAACGGTCTGTACGAAGGACAAAGTATTTGCAATTGGCGGATTCGATGTATACAAGCAGCGCACCGTGTCGCACGCACGTATGTGGGATTCTGGAACGCGTGTCTGGACGCGAATGCCCGATGCCCCATTCCGCGTCGCCcatgccagcgccgctgctgtgcctggTGAAGGGTCCGTCGTGTTGTTCGGTGGGTGGGAAGACGAGAAGTGCAGCGCGGAGCTGTGGTATCTCCACCCTCGGCGCCCCGGTAGCACCGCTGTTGGGGTGGGCGAGGTCTCCCCGCCGGGCCGcggggaggcggcggggggggaccccacccccgcccaGGCGAGTGCACGCGGGCGCCCGTCGAAAGGGGATGGCGAGGCCGCGCTTCAGTGGGACCGACTGGAGGCTGACACTCGAGTGTCTTCGCGACCGGTGGGGCGACATGGACATGCGCTTGCTTCTGGCGTTTCTTCACCTAAGGCACGTTGGCAAACTAGCCCGCCATCGCCTCCGGCTGctgagtcgctgcagctctccgATGAGTCGTTGACACCGGGGGCGGCGACTGTGCTCTCTGGTGTGCCAACGGTGACTGGTGTAGAGCCGGTTTTATATCTCTTTGGAGGAAGTGacaccgcctcgctgctgaaTGACGTGTGGCGACTCTGGCTTGCACCGTCTATTCAGCGACGTGTGGCGTACTGGGAGCGGCTGGAGGTGGCTCGGGGAGTCAGCCCATGCCCGCGTGAGGACGCCGTGTTGGCGTTTGACGCGTCTCGGCAGTCGCTCTGGCTGTATGGCGGCCGCACTGCTACTGGAATCCTCGACGATATATGGTACCTTTCCTTGACCGGCGAGTCCTCTTCTAGCGGGCTTACTTGGACGCCTGTCCAGGTTCTGGGTGGACACCCACTCGGACCAACTCGCAGGAATCTCTCTAAATGGTGTatgccggccgccgcggcggtggaggacggAAGCCTCTACGTCCTCTTCAGTGATACTTCAATGTCGGCAAAGCGCCTCTATTCGAATGGCGGTGTGCCGCTCTACCGCTTCTGTCTGACAACACATCAGTggctttccttctccttctccgagGAGGAAGCTGCCTCGAGCCGGTCCTCAAACTCCCAGCAGGCGTTGCTTACCCTTGCGCAGCACGCAAATTCATTTCGTTTTGTCGCATCGTGCGCGTGCaatcgctttctcttctggCTGAAGGAGTCCGCAGACGACGAAGCGATCAACTCGCACAGTACGCCGACGGTCGTGCATGTGGAACTCAACGTACCTGCCACGAAGACCACAAAGCGGCGCACTGATCGCACTCGATAG
- a CDS encoding hypothetical protein (TriTrypDB/GeneDB-style sysID: LpmP.35.6360), with protein MTRPFPAPRELLEALHEALSFIESLPALPEGPRLVRLGVDSTSAAGASCAFLEPEGWTEVTSNMEERVAAQLLKERLLQRITEGPVRRLRYIAELHTAEVEAPLVIRDTAAELLLACTEYEIRLRARPGVVLNGTTEGGVRLSFSGIGVGVFPAPSTVLRLARAVTAMCRGEAERTFLLQALGRASERATGALASPLPSHIVAEAIQRLHALPLAVSAALLRECVNSPGSAGERAMEVAEKSSAQKAHWLNAVWAMARQWWKSVQERRRGRWLMQEKTPATYSVSLSSCVTASEVWRCLCDLLLAPAVDVVFTQQALSDLMHSAPVRRCRQNYLTVASPAFVHTTTSAPPLPAVVVDVTPSSLQRTSVADLACEIREQPADVVLVLSKDVRLQEKLQFLASLHLTDTDSHHCVTVLLPGEPAEVAECASLTRWSACLVPQQSYYEAGPSKLHPCDPCWLHQLVEVSDVRTPEVVTDGALEPHVPASTSLAELYTAHAWRRPCVTTRTNSVGMEMSAAVVFSWEWLMASASGKGHIKVLVEQFQRTHLAPLVLLRPHAEGDSCDDAAQAWWITYGEMSMARQQVARSATVQSLVKSMRAAWLVPSSAPGLPTSASRSHICVAECGVAFLFVLDAACQSLLRRAIESPDQLNVLSIAALGLDPSAGGIVEVADGVAGGTVETLVAAMEDMAAVHGIRFASLPLLHWMVDNELLFYQLTPRTMEHYLRRFQERHV; from the coding sequence ATGACACGACCCTTTCCAGCCCCACgtgagctgctggaggcccTTCACGAGGCGTTGTCATTTATCGAGTCTCTACCTGCTCTGCCGGAGGGTCCGAGACTCGTGCGCCTCGGTGTGGATTCGACAAGCGCAGCCGGCGCGTCGTGTGCCTTCCTGGAACCGGAGGGGTGGACTGAAGTTACGTCTAACATGGAGGAGCGtgtagcggcgcagcttctcaAGGAGCGGCTACTGCAGCGCATCACAGAAGGCCCCGTGCGTCGACTGAGGTACATCGCAGAGCTGCACACAGCTGAAGTGGAGGCGCCGCTGGTCATTCGTGAcacagcagcggagctgctgctggcctgCACTGAATATGAAATTCGACTCCGTGCGCGGCCTGGTGTGGTGCTGAACGGCACCACAGAAGGTGGTGTGCGACTTTCGTTCAGCGGAAtcggtgtgggtgtgtttcCGGCGCCGTCAACAGTTCTGCGACTCGCGCGAGCAGTGACGGCGATGTGCCGTGGGGAGGCAGAGCGTACGTTTCTCCTACAGGCGCTAGGTCGCGCAAGCGAACGCGCCACTGGCGcactcgcttctcctctgccgaGTCACATTGTTGCGGAAGCCATACAACGCCTGCACGCCTTGCCTCTTGCCGTTTCCGCGGCACTGCTGAGGGAGTGCGTGAATTCACCTGGAAGTGCTGGGGAGAGAGCCATGGAAGTAGCAGAGAAGAGCTCAGCTCAGAAGGCGCACTGGCTTAATGCAGTGTGGGCGATGgcgaggcagtggtggaagTCGGTGCAAGAACGTAGACGTGGCAGGTGGTTGATGCAGGAGAAAACTCCTGCCACCTACTCCGTGAGCTTGTCCTCCTGCGTCACCGCCAGCGAGGTCTGGAGGTGCTTGTGCGACCTACTTCTCGCACCGGCAGTCGATGTCGTTTTCACACAGCAGGCTCTCTCGGACCTGATGCACTCTGCACCGgtgcgccggtgccggcAGAACTACCTGACTGTGGCGTCGCCTGCGTTCGTACACACAACTACTTccgctccccctctgccAGCGGTTGTCGTTGACGTCACGCCCTCCTCACTCCAGCGCACGTCGGTGGCGGACCTCGCGTGTGAGATTCGCGAGCAGCCGGCAGACGTGGTCCTTGTGCTATCCAAAGATGTGCGACTGCAGGAGAAACTGCAGTTTCTCGCGTCGCTGCACTTGACAGACACCGACAGTCACCACTGCGTTACTGTATTGCTTCCCGGAGAACCGGCAGAGGTGGCTGAGTGCGCGTCGCTGACGCGATGGTCTGCCTGCCTAGTACCGCAGCAGTCATACTACGAGGCTGGCCCGTCCAAGCTCCATCCATGTGACCCGTGCTGGCTACATCAGCTTGTCGAGGTGAGTGACGTTCGCACCCCAGAGGTTGTCACAGACGGCGCTCTGGAGCCGCATGTTCCAGCATCTACATCCCTTGCTGAGCTCTACACTGCGCATGCGTGGCGCCGCCCGTGCGTGACGACGCGGACAAACAGTGTAGGGATGGAGATGTCTGCTGCGGTGGTCTTTTCATGGGAGTGGCTCATGGCATCTGCCTCCGGGAAAGGCCACATAAAGGTGCTTGTGGAGCAATTCCAGCGCACGCATCTTGCCCCGCTCGTACTGCTGCGCCCACACGCCGAGGGTGACAGCTGCGACGATGCTGCGCAGGCGTGGTGGATCACATATGGCGAGATGTCGATGGCACGGCAACAGGTAGCGAGGTCGGCAACCGTGCAGTCGCTTGTGAAAAGTATGCGTGCGGCTTGGCTGGTGCCGTCCTCTGCGCCTGGCCTCCCCACGTCTGCTAGCCGTAGCCACATATGCGTTGCCGAGTGCGGCGTTGCGTTTCTCTTTGTGCTGGACGCGGCATGCCAAAGtttgctgcgccgcgccatcGAATCACCAGATCAGCTCAACGTTCTGTCCATCGCGGCTCTCGGACTAGACCCCTCTGCTGGTGGCAtcgtggaggtggcggacggcgtcgccggcggcACAGTGGAGACACTTGTCGCTGCCATGGAAGACATGGCAGCGGTACACGGGATCCGCTTCGCGTCGCTCCCGCTGCTCCACTGGATGGTGGATAATGAGCTTCTGTTTTATCAACTGACTCCGCGCACGATGGAGCACTACCTCAGGCGCTTTCAAGAGCGCCATGTGTAG
- a CDS encoding hypothetical protein (TriTrypDB/GeneDB-style sysID: LpmP.35.6350), with protein MVLNKWAVVTKSAPPAAGLRPLARTVSPNPKLRPADYKIPYVLRTFIKDRHLSEMQHIENRGMYREELSIERSRFPRMHKTLTIQTDGSLNESEFEFAVPPVVMLFQDRLSAHRQRQVALAKIGKLKRIKSWEAAVRGKESLNPVCNALVFPYCVPKKMLVRPRIVDPLSAKSITDSRRSREDSS; from the coding sequence ATGGTGTTGAACAAGTGGGCAGTGGTGACCAAGAGCGCTCCGCCTGCGGCAGGTTTGCGGCCACTCGCGCGCACTGTTTCGCCAAATCCGAAGCTGCGCCCGGCAGACTACAAGATTCCCTACGTACTTCGCACCTTTATCAAGGACCGACACTTGAGTGAGATGCAGCACATTGAGAACCGTGGCATGTACCGCGAGGAGCTTTCGATTGAGCGGTCACGCTTCCCACGTATGCACAAGACGCTGACAATACAGACGGATGGTTCACTGAACGAGAGCGAGTTTGAGTTTGCAGTGCCGCCAGTAGTCATGCTCTTTCAGGATCGCCTCTCcgcacaccggcagcgccagGTTGCACTGGCCAAGATCGGCAAGCTGAAGCGCATCAAGAGctgggaggcggcggtcCGCGGAAAGGAGTCGCTGAACCCTGTGTGCAATGCGCTTGTGTTTCCGTATTGTGTGCCCAAGAAAATGCTGGTGCGACCGCGCATCGTAGACCCACTGAGCGCAAAGAGTATAACTGATAGTCGCAGAAGCCGCGAGGACTCGTCATGA
- a CDS encoding hypothetical protein (TriTrypDB/GeneDB-style sysID: LpmP.35.6320) translates to MDKEKPLFKVPFVAGKVSKSTVTSFSFAAPESSASQPSPSFGFPTSTTPSESNLGGSTTCPEVTGSSTKPAIPFSFGGSQANNSSAPTGMASSFSFHTSTAPSSAMKKPVSDFSVGFLPAKSSTTTTTEEAPAKEPTAVTETAQPKAPIFGAGSFNFGSAVNSFVEARKKMQEENKDQNLGADDDDDAPKDGADGTGFGSEIVEQSAREVLATAPSKLFLFEKGKGDTPGRWVEHGSGEAKLVAEEKTESRVHVHRLLVRGGYSLNATVGKNLFTLSKAEARHLIVAVATSEGPHTYLLKFTGPNAEANTTKFSEAIKKIIQEETEAA, encoded by the coding sequence ATGGATAAGGAGAAGCCACTCTTCAAAGTGCCGTTTGTCGCCGGTAAGGTGAGTAAAAGTACGGTGActtccttttcgtttgctGCGCCGGAGTCCTCCGCGAGTCAGCCGTCGCCGTCTTTTGGATTTCCCACCTCCACTACGCCGAGTGAATCGAACCtaggcggcagcaccacgtgCCCTGAAGTTACGGGATCATCAACGAAGCCGGCAattcccttctcttttggcGGATCACAAgcgaacaacagcagcgcacctACAGGAATGGCTAGCAGTTTCTCTTTTCACACTTCAACTGCTCCTTCAAGTGCTATGAAGAAACCGGTGAGTGACTTTAGCGTAGGGTTTCTCCCCGCCAAGTcctcgaccaccaccacgacagAGGAGGCCCCAGCGAAGGAGCCAACGGCGGTGACGGAGACGGCTCAGCCGAAGGCCCCCATCTTCGGTGCCGGTTCGTTTAACTTTGGCTCCGCGGTGAACAGCTTCGTAGAGGCCCGCAAGAAGATGCAGGAGGAGAACAAAGACCAAAATCTAGGGgctgatgacgacgacgacgcaccCAAGGACGGCGCTGACGGCACCGGCTTTGGGAGCGAAATCGTGGAGCAGTCGGCGCGTGAAGTTTTGGCCACAGCGCCGTCAAAGCTCTTCTTGTtcgagaagggaaagggtgACACGCCGGGCCGCTGGGTGGAACACGGGAGCGGGGAGGCGAAGCTtgtggcagaggagaagacaGAGTCTAGGGTTCATGTTCACCGACTCCTGGTGCGCGGCGGCTACTCCCTCAACGCGACCGTCGGCAAGAACCTCTTTACGCTCTCCAAGGCAGAGGCAAGGCACCTCATTGTAGCTGTCGCCACCAGCGAGGGCCCGCACACGTACCTGCTCAAGTTCACCGGACCCAACGCTGAGGCGAATACAACGAAGTTCTCCGAAGCAATCAAGAAGATTATAcaggaggagacggaggccGCTTGA
- a CDS encoding hypothetical protein (TriTrypDB/GeneDB-style sysID: LpmP.35.6340), translating into MMTADPNSFEAIKPKLTRQTLQDIEGLDPHKYGFGREECCGPIPTKIIGSMSLREHIFLNTHIPAVEWDKHTENVLGFKELSQHVRQKCPGASFTVSHLGKDTDDSILHVKVDSDTQAVIITQYSGISAPYELPWETKGTLAIDRSGEYFIFICTHFTRDARCGYCGSVLIDLFRHALRETMGASGAERVTVCPCSHLSGHIYAGNVIIYSRHGGICYGLFKPEDVQTVVDAIAEDRGVIPESLKGRIRGEMGTCVA; encoded by the coding sequence ATGATGACCGCCGACCCCAACTCGTTTGAGGCGATCAAGCCAAAACTGACAAGACAAACACTGCAGGACATTGAGGGACTCGACCCTCATAAGTACGGCTTCGGTCGCGAGGAGTGCTGCGGCCCGATCCCCACCAAGATTATCGGCAGCATGAGCCTGCGGGAGCATATCTTTCTGAACACCCATATACCGGCAGTGGAGTGGGACAAGCACACGGAGAACGTGCTGGGCTTTAAGGAGCTGAGTCAGCATGTCAGGCAAAAGTGCCCAGGTGCGAGCTTCACTGTGTCGCACCTGGGCAAGGACACGGACGACTCAATTCTACACGTGAAAGTTGACAGCGACACACAGGCGGTCATTATTACGCAATACAGTGGCATCTCGGCGCCGTATGAGCTGCCGTGGGAAACGAAAGGCACACTGGCTATCGACCGCTCGGGTGAGTACTTTATCTTCATCTGCACCCACTTCACACGCGACGCGCGCTGCGGCTACTGCGGGTCTGTCTTGATTGACCTCTTCCGGCACGCTCTCCGCGAGACAATGGGCGCCAGTGGGGCAGAGCGAGTGACAGTGTGTCCGTGCTCGCACCTGAGTGGTCACATCTACGCGGGGAATGTCATTATCTACAGTCGCCACGGTGGCATCTGCTACGGCCTCTTCAAGCCGGAGGATGTTCAGACTGTAGTGGACGCCATCGCGGAGGATCGAGGTGTGATTCCAGAGTCGCTCAAGGGACGTATTCGCGGGGAGATGGGGACCTGCGTGGCGTAA